A single genomic interval of Fibrobacter sp. UWB13 harbors:
- a CDS encoding RDD family protein produces MKWFYIDTSITDGDRRQGPYSIDEIRDFVNEGKIKDETLVWHSGETNWKAWKDFPEASEPPEPTEEELLKQTIETLLQSKLNRKRYAGFFVRANAFIIDNLILSIVGALFLYVMSLAGMLDLNAVSEIVNQYIDNPASTELVSKALELPGMSTFFTIWSVVQAIYFIVFHAVWGATPGKKLLRIHVEMANGEKLSWAFSFFRFVASIVTQATLIFYGLGYLIVLIDPQKRALHDFIAQTRVVHNAIEQKENKEV; encoded by the coding sequence ATGAAATGGTTTTATATCGATACATCAATCACCGACGGGGATAGGCGTCAAGGTCCTTATTCTATCGATGAAATTAGAGATTTTGTCAACGAAGGCAAGATAAAAGACGAAACTTTAGTCTGGCACTCCGGCGAAACTAATTGGAAAGCATGGAAGGATTTTCCCGAAGCAAGCGAACCCCCGGAGCCAACCGAAGAAGAACTCCTCAAGCAGACGATTGAAACGCTTCTCCAGAGCAAGCTAAACCGTAAACGCTACGCAGGATTTTTTGTACGCGCGAACGCGTTTATTATAGACAACTTAATTCTTTCTATAGTCGGTGCGTTGTTCCTTTACGTCATGAGTTTGGCAGGAATGCTGGACTTGAACGCCGTTTCCGAAATCGTAAACCAGTACATCGACAACCCCGCCTCCACGGAACTCGTTTCCAAGGCGCTCGAACTCCCCGGAATGTCCACGTTCTTTACGATTTGGAGCGTTGTACAGGCAATTTACTTTATCGTTTTCCACGCGGTTTGGGGCGCCACACCGGGCAAAAAGCTCTTGCGCATTCATGTCGAAATGGCAAATGGCGAAAAGCTCTCTTGGGCTTTCTCATTTTTCCGCTTTGTGGCAAGCATCGTCACGCAAGCGACACTCATTTTTTATGGTCTGGGTTACCTGATTGTCCTTATCGATCCGCAAAAGAGAGCGTTACACGACTTTATCGCACAGACTC
- the rapA gene encoding RNA polymerase-associated protein RapA — protein sequence MMMFKIGQRYVSQAEPTLGLGIVSEVQGRTVKILFPSIGQARIYRTDEAPIERFVLQVGETVKSEKGVSFVVDSVREDAGIMVYVGRNGKEMKESELSSKISTARPAVLFKALADDEVCSSRDFLRHEDAMEMYYKWTSSPVRGMIGPRVNMIPHQYYLCYRACSSSTLPRLMLSDEVGLGKTIEAGMIWHALKSRGRIQRTLVIVPETLKHQWMIEMKRRFNQLFTLVDEGYIRGLFVGVAKDETKPNPFMQSNDIIVSIDFLMAQPALIEDLLKTNWDMTIIDEAHHLVCEDGFTSHEYMLANRVIGRSKGVLLLTGTPLQLHPESQFNRLKMLDPVRFADYNDFIKDQEAYLKLVRDLNKLPTDPNHHMSWDDLYECVPKNSQIRPWLEQENSKSMTAGEWMRRIVDGMGTGSVVFRNTRKGVGGFPKRVLDEIPLEPNPAYREMVDVAADRDLEASTDIQENGLLCTRFSDAWAMDERFVWLKGFLKEYKNEKVLLICESIQVVQALETLLLEFLGEGAFVMFHEDMSIMARDKAAANFSKPDGANLLIASEIGSEGRNFQFSHHLVLFDLPLDAALVEQRIGRLDRIGQDKDIIIHVPYVKGSGQEVMFRWYNEGLNSFGAPLMSGGELFLKYTESLIEALATPRASLENFVKNVIPQVKKDCEQMRKHIENGRDRLLEFNSRNPEKAKEITDEIRELDAEPELKNLVFDSLMNRGLDVEKSSVQDCFLITMGPQVEAGSVPGMPDLAMAAASAGGGRVNSQTDLCGEGSGEGDGDGRVSGGTCMTVTFDRDVAMTHDDIEFISLDHPLAQGVFDYETSFGRGTVSCAIWPNSGLRGLMMQYNFAVELPVSEEWGCADIAGPKYFKVLVNAKGENMSEHFDALSNAALKDVGVPQGNAAVDMTLRYFAKDGLAKARLIVSEQAKKYAEEAANAVEARSEQEYQRMNHLLSMRGKAGTSEALKQLRKNVQERKKIVANPQLRLDAIRLVVCK from the coding sequence ATGATGATGTTTAAAATTGGTCAGCGCTACGTAAGCCAAGCCGAACCTACCCTGGGGCTTGGTATTGTATCTGAAGTTCAGGGCCGTACTGTTAAAATTTTGTTCCCGTCTATCGGTCAAGCTCGTATTTACAGGACCGATGAAGCTCCGATTGAACGTTTTGTTTTGCAAGTGGGTGAAACCGTCAAGAGCGAAAAAGGTGTCTCCTTCGTGGTGGACTCCGTTCGCGAAGATGCGGGTATCATGGTTTATGTCGGGCGTAATGGCAAAGAGATGAAGGAATCCGAGCTGAGCTCGAAGATTTCGACCGCTCGACCGGCAGTGCTGTTTAAGGCCTTGGCTGATGACGAAGTTTGCTCGTCACGTGATTTTTTGCGTCATGAAGATGCGATGGAAATGTATTACAAGTGGACGTCTTCGCCGGTTCGTGGCATGATTGGCCCGCGTGTGAACATGATCCCGCATCAGTATTACCTTTGCTACCGTGCCTGCTCTAGCTCGACGCTCCCGAGGCTTATGCTTTCGGACGAAGTGGGCTTGGGTAAGACGATTGAAGCGGGCATGATTTGGCATGCTCTCAAGTCGAGAGGCCGCATCCAGCGTACGCTCGTGATTGTTCCGGAAACGCTGAAGCACCAGTGGATGATTGAAATGAAGCGCCGTTTCAACCAGCTCTTTACGCTGGTGGACGAAGGCTACATCCGTGGCTTGTTTGTGGGTGTCGCAAAAGACGAGACGAAGCCCAATCCGTTCATGCAGAGTAATGACATCATCGTGTCCATCGACTTTTTGATGGCTCAGCCTGCATTGATTGAAGACCTCTTGAAGACGAACTGGGATATGACCATCATCGATGAAGCACACCATCTGGTGTGCGAGGATGGTTTTACGAGCCACGAGTACATGCTCGCAAATAGGGTGATTGGTCGCTCTAAGGGTGTTTTGCTTTTGACCGGTACGCCCTTGCAGCTCCATCCGGAATCGCAGTTCAACCGTCTCAAGATGCTCGACCCGGTGCGCTTTGCAGACTATAACGATTTTATCAAGGACCAGGAAGCTTACCTCAAGCTTGTGCGAGATTTAAATAAGCTTCCGACCGACCCGAACCACCACATGAGCTGGGACGACTTGTACGAATGCGTTCCGAAGAACTCGCAAATTCGCCCGTGGCTGGAACAGGAAAATTCAAAGTCGATGACCGCAGGCGAATGGATGCGCCGCATTGTCGATGGCATGGGTACGGGTTCTGTGGTGTTCCGCAATACGCGTAAGGGCGTGGGCGGATTCCCGAAGCGTGTGCTCGATGAAATTCCGCTCGAACCGAATCCGGCTTACCGTGAAATGGTGGATGTCGCTGCCGACCGCGACTTGGAAGCATCGACCGACATTCAGGAAAATGGCCTCCTCTGCACGAGGTTCTCCGACGCATGGGCGATGGACGAACGCTTTGTGTGGCTTAAGGGATTCCTCAAGGAATACAAGAACGAAAAGGTTTTGCTGATTTGCGAATCCATCCAGGTGGTGCAGGCACTTGAAACTTTGCTCCTTGAATTCTTGGGCGAAGGTGCGTTTGTGATGTTCCACGAAGATATGAGCATCATGGCGCGTGACAAGGCTGCGGCAAACTTCAGCAAGCCCGATGGCGCAAACTTGCTCATCGCTTCTGAAATTGGTTCTGAAGGCCGTAACTTCCAGTTCTCGCATCACTTGGTCTTGTTCGACTTGCCGCTTGATGCCGCTCTTGTGGAACAGCGTATTGGCCGCTTGGACCGCATTGGTCAGGACAAGGACATCATCATCCACGTGCCGTACGTGAAGGGCTCTGGCCAGGAAGTGATGTTCCGCTGGTACAACGAAGGTTTGAATTCGTTTGGCGCTCCGCTCATGAGCGGTGGTGAACTCTTCCTCAAGTACACGGAATCCTTGATTGAAGCTTTGGCAACGCCGCGCGCTAGCCTTGAAAACTTTGTGAAGAACGTCATCCCGCAGGTCAAGAAAGACTGCGAGCAGATGCGTAAGCATATCGAAAACGGCCGTGACCGCTTGCTGGAATTTAACTCCCGCAATCCTGAAAAGGCAAAGGAAATCACGGACGAAATTCGTGAACTTGATGCCGAGCCGGAACTCAAGAATCTCGTGTTTGATTCCTTGATGAATCGCGGACTCGATGTTGAAAAGAGCTCTGTGCAGGATTGCTTCCTCATTACGATGGGACCGCAGGTTGAAGCGGGCTCTGTGCCGGGCATGCCTGATTTGGCAATGGCTGCGGCGAGTGCTGGCGGTGGCCGCGTGAATAGCCAGACGGATCTCTGTGGCGAAGGTAGTGGAGAAGGTGACGGCGATGGTCGCGTGAGCGGTGGCACTTGCATGACGGTCACGTTCGATCGCGATGTCGCGATGACGCACGACGATATTGAATTTATCAGCTTGGACCATCCGCTGGCTCAGGGCGTGTTCGATTACGAAACGAGCTTTGGTCGTGGAACGGTGTCTTGTGCCATTTGGCCGAACTCCGGTTTGCGTGGGCTCATGATGCAGTACAACTTTGCTGTGGAACTCCCGGTGTCCGAAGAATGGGGCTGTGCCGATATTGCAGGGCCGAAGTATTTCAAGGTGTTGGTGAATGCGAAGGGCGAAAACATGTCCGAACATTTCGATGCGCTTTCGAATGCGGCGCTCAAGGATGTTGGTGTTCCGCAGGGCAATGCGGCTGTCGATATGACGCTCCGTTACTTTGCTAAGGATGGTCTTGCTAAGGCTCGCTTGATTGTGTCTGAACAGGCTAAGAAATATGCTGAAGAAGCGGCGAATGCCGTGGAAGCGCGTTCGGAACAGGAATACCAGCGCATGAACCATTTGCTCTCGATGCGTGGCAAGGCGGGTACGAGCGAAGCTTTGAAGCAGCTTCGCAAGAACGTGCAGGAACGCAAGAAAATTGTGGCTAATCCGCAGCTCCGCCTTGATGCCATTCGCTTGGTGGTGTGCAAGTAA